In the Arthrobacter sp. 31Y genome, one interval contains:
- a CDS encoding potassium channel family protein, with product MKVVIVGAGSVGSSIARELLAHKHQILLIDLKPEVIGRSGLRGARWLVGDACELSTLQDAKLEDADVVVSATGDDKVNLVVSLLAKTEFGVGRTVGRVNNPKNDWMFNDSWGVDVAVNTPQLMTALVEEAVEIGDIVRLLTLQTGVASIVEFTVPHDSHVIGSTVGGIQWPEDATLVAILRDQAPITPTRDDVLDGGDELFFVTTIAAEDGLRSLLSPASDDGQEPREGSSEPVDQSAEDDGFDG from the coding sequence GTGAAAGTTGTCATCGTTGGCGCGGGCAGCGTCGGCTCGTCCATTGCGCGTGAGCTGCTGGCCCACAAGCACCAGATTCTCCTCATTGACCTGAAGCCCGAAGTGATTGGACGCAGCGGCTTGCGTGGCGCCCGCTGGCTGGTGGGCGATGCCTGCGAACTCAGCACCCTGCAGGACGCAAAACTCGAGGATGCCGACGTCGTGGTTTCTGCCACCGGCGACGACAAAGTAAATCTGGTGGTGTCCCTGCTGGCCAAGACGGAATTCGGCGTGGGCCGCACTGTGGGACGAGTGAACAACCCCAAGAACGACTGGATGTTCAACGACTCCTGGGGTGTGGACGTAGCAGTAAATACTCCGCAGCTCATGACGGCATTGGTCGAAGAAGCCGTCGAAATCGGCGACATCGTGCGCCTGTTGACCTTGCAGACGGGCGTGGCCTCGATCGTGGAATTCACCGTTCCGCATGACTCCCACGTCATTGGCAGCACGGTGGGTGGAATTCAGTGGCCCGAGGACGCCACCTTGGTTGCCATCCTGCGTGATCAGGCGCCCATTACGCCCACGCGTGATGATGTCCTGGACGGTGGTGACGAGCTCTTCTTTGTCACTACCATCGCTGCCGAGGACGGCTTGCGGTCCCTGTTGTCACCAGCGTCCGACGACGGACAGGAACCCCGTGAGGGGTCTTCCGAACCAGTTGATCAGTCCGCTGAGGACGACGGCTTCGACGGCTGA
- a CDS encoding potassium channel family protein gives MAHFVIMGCGRVGATLAHTLEDAGHSVAIIDQDERAFRRLRNTFTGRKVTGVGFDRDTLKQAGVEEAYAFAAVSSGDNSNILATRVARETFHVAHVVARIYDPGRAEIYQRLGIPTVAAVRWSADQVLRRILPEQHLAGDYREPSGRLVLAEVELHEAWIGHSLDSIESAAGIRIAFLTRFGEGLLPQTGTAYQEGDTVHAMVSLDRTSEISRILAKAPAKES, from the coding sequence GTGGCTCACTTCGTGATCATGGGTTGCGGCCGTGTTGGCGCAACCCTGGCACACACTTTGGAGGATGCCGGTCACTCCGTGGCCATCATCGACCAGGACGAGCGGGCTTTCCGCCGATTGCGCAACACTTTCACGGGACGCAAAGTCACCGGAGTCGGCTTCGACCGTGACACCCTCAAGCAGGCAGGTGTGGAAGAGGCCTACGCCTTCGCCGCCGTCTCCAGTGGCGACAATTCAAACATCCTGGCCACTCGGGTTGCCCGGGAAACATTCCATGTTGCCCATGTGGTGGCACGGATCTACGATCCCGGCCGTGCCGAAATCTACCAGCGGCTCGGAATCCCCACAGTGGCAGCCGTGCGCTGGAGTGCCGACCAGGTTCTCCGGCGCATTCTTCCCGAGCAGCATCTCGCCGGCGACTACCGCGAGCCCTCAGGCCGACTGGTACTGGCCGAAGTGGAACTGCACGAGGCGTGGATCGGACACAGCCTGGACTCCATCGAGTCCGCTGCCGGAATCCGCATCGCTTTCCTCACCAGGTTCGGCGAAGGCCTGTTGCCCCAAACCGGCACCGCATACCAGGAAGGTGATACCGTCCACGCGATGGTGAGCCTGGACCGAACCTCCGAGATCAGCCGGATTCTCGCCAAAGCACCCGCCAAGGAGTCTTAG